The DNA region CTGCTCGAGCGTCACGTTGCTCAGCCCGACGTGTTCGATCTTCCCTTCCGCGCGCAGCTCGGCGAGGGCGCCGACCGAGTCGGCGAACGCGACATCGGGGTCCGTCCCCGTGTGCAGCTGGTAGAGGGTGATCCTGTCGACGCGCAGCCGCCGCAGCGACTCCTCGCACGACCGTTTCAGATGGTCCGGACGGCAGTCCGGGTCCCAGCGTCCGGGTCCGGACCGCAGCAGCCCGCCCTTCGTCGCGATCACGAGGTCGCCCGGGTACGGGTGCAGGGCTTCCGCGATCAGCTCCTCGCTCGTCCCGGGCCCGTAGGCGTCGGCGGTGTCGATGAGGTTCACCCCCAGCTCCACGACCCGCCGCAGGAGCGCTCTGGCGCCTTCGGGGTCGGCCGGCGGTCCCCAGATGCCGTCGCCGGTGATCCGCATCGCGCCGAAGCCCATGCGGTTGACGGTCCGGTCGCCGACCCTCACCGTGCCGGCCGCTGCAGCAGGTGTCCCCATCTGTCCTCGGCTCCCGACGATACCCGGTCGGGCGGGGCGGAACCTGCCTGCCCGAGCCCGCGTTCGTTGAGGATGGGAGGCGCGCTCTCGTACATTCGTCTCTCTGGGGTACCTGGTGACGGAGGTGGAGACCTTGAGGATCGTTCGCACCGCCGCGGTCCTGTTCCTGCTCGCGGCACTGCTCCCGCTGACCGCATCCACGACGACCGCCCAGCAGAGGCCTCTGACGGTCAAGACGAACTACCCGTTCGTGGTCTCGGAGGCGGGCCGGAGCGTCAAGTTCGACATCCGCGTGCTGACGTCGCAGCCGCGGCCCGTGCGGCTCGAGATGGTCCAGGCGCCGCCCGGCTGGCAGTTCGAGCTGCGCGGGGGCGGGTTCCTGATCGGCGCCGTCTTCGGTGACCCGGAGGAGCCCCCACAGGCCGAGCTCGAGGTGCGGGTGCCGCCCGAGACCCCCCAGGGCGACTACCAGCTCGTCCTGCAGGGGACGGCTCCAGGCGCGGTCGACCGGCTGACGCTGACCGTGCGCATCTCCGACCAGGCCCCCGGGGCGGTGACCCTCACCAGCGACTTCCCGGCCCAGCGCGGAACGCCCACCGACACGTTCACGTTCCGGCTCACGCTCGAGAACAACACCCCCGAGGAGACGAGCTTCACGCTCGCCGCGCAGGGACCCGAAGGGTGGGACGTCCAGGCGCGTCCTACGGCGGAGACGAGGGCGGCGTCGATCACGGTGGAGGGCGGCGGCACGACCGACGTGGAGGTCTCGGTCGACCCGCCGGACCAGGCGCCCGCTGAGACGTACCCGATCAAGGTGACGGCGACCGGGCCGGGAGGTCAGCAGGCGAGCACGGAGGTCACGGTCGAGATCACCGGGACCCGGACCCTCGCCTTCACCACCTCGGACGAGCGACTCAACCGCGAGGGGGTGGCGGGCCGGACCCGCGAGGTCACGCTCGTCGTGCGCAACGAGGGGACGGCTCCGCTCCAGAACGTCCGCCTGAGCGACACCTCGCCGACCGGCTGGCGCGTGCAGTTCGAGCCGGAGGTCGTGGAGGCGGTACCCCCCGGGGAGACGCGAGAGGTGGTGGCCCGGGTCACCCCGGCGGGGGACGCCGTGGCCGGCG from Actinomycetota bacterium includes:
- a CDS encoding NEW3 domain-containing protein — its product is MRIVRTAAVLFLLAALLPLTASTTTAQQRPLTVKTNYPFVVSEAGRSVKFDIRVLTSQPRPVRLEMVQAPPGWQFELRGGGFLIGAVFGDPEEPPQAELEVRVPPETPQGDYQLVLQGTAPGAVDRLTLTVRISDQAPGAVTLTSDFPAQRGTPTDTFTFRLTLENNTPEETSFTLAAQGPEGWDVQARPTAETRAASITVEGGGTTDVEVSVDPPDQAPAETYPIKVTATGPGGQQASTEVTVEITGTRTLAFTTSDERLNREGVAGRTREVTLVVRNEGTAPLQNVRLSDTSPTGWRVQFEPEVVEAVPPGETREVVARVTPAGDAVAGDYNITLTASGAQGGSESLELRYTVRASRLWGLIGLLLIVAVLFGMRYVFQRYGRR
- a CDS encoding aldo/keto reductase, producing the protein MGTPAAAAGTVRVGDRTVNRMGFGAMRITGDGIWGPPADPEGARALLRRVVELGVNLIDTADAYGPGTSEELIAEALHPYPGDLVIATKGGLLRSGPGRWDPDCRPDHLKRSCEESLRRLRVDRITLYQLHTGTDPDVAFADSVGALAELRAEGKIEHVGLSNVTLEQVREAESIVPIVSVQNRYGLWERDGEDVIEHCEREGLAFLPWYPLAAGAIVRPGDDLDGVAAEHGASRVQVALAWLLQRSPSMLPIPGTSRVEHLEENVGAAAIRLTDHQMQRLEEM